In one window of Eggerthella guodeyinii DNA:
- a CDS encoding transporter substrate-binding domain-containing protein, with protein sequence MRKIRGGARATLLLAVLLLSCALAGLAGCASASDDKGTASNGETLRVGVRSDVVGFGYLNDDTGKYYGLEIDIANEMAERMGYGAVEFVSVLPENRKDMLQNGEVDCLVACYSIAESRQKNFDFSPAYYSDDSIVMVENSALIDGVDALEGKTLGTMSGSNTAPQLVIKLTEAGFTSGEALSANEDNSDVVFDTFHLVQMASYQELSKALEEGAIDAACMDGSIAKTYLDADRSILDFTIDTQEYGVATQKDSALSQPVSAAIQGMLDDGTIAQLTDKWD encoded by the coding sequence ATGAGGAAGATCAGAGGGGGAGCGCGCGCCACGTTGCTGCTCGCTGTCCTGCTGCTTTCGTGCGCGTTGGCGGGCCTTGCGGGGTGCGCGAGCGCGAGCGACGATAAGGGGACCGCGTCGAACGGCGAGACGCTGCGCGTGGGCGTGCGAAGCGACGTGGTGGGCTTCGGCTACCTCAACGACGACACGGGCAAGTACTACGGCCTCGAGATCGACATCGCCAACGAGATGGCCGAGCGCATGGGCTACGGCGCGGTGGAGTTCGTGAGCGTGCTGCCCGAGAACCGCAAGGACATGCTGCAGAACGGCGAGGTCGACTGCCTCGTGGCGTGCTACTCCATCGCCGAATCGCGGCAGAAGAACTTCGACTTCTCGCCGGCGTACTATTCCGACGACTCCATCGTCATGGTCGAGAACAGCGCGCTCATCGACGGCGTCGACGCGCTCGAGGGCAAGACCCTCGGCACCATGTCGGGCTCGAACACCGCCCCGCAGCTCGTGATCAAGCTGACGGAGGCGGGCTTCACGTCCGGCGAGGCCCTGTCGGCCAACGAGGACAACTCCGACGTCGTGTTCGACACGTTCCATCTCGTGCAGATGGCGTCGTACCAGGAGCTCAGCAAGGCGCTCGAAGAGGGCGCGATCGACGCCGCCTGCATGGACGGCAGCATCGCCAAGACCTACCTGGACGCCGACCGCAGCATCCTCGACTTCACGATCGACACGCAGGAGTACGGCGTCGCCACGCAGAAGGACTCCGCGCTCAGCCAGCCGGTTTCCGCCGCTATCCAGGGCATGCTCGACGATGGCACCATCGCCCAGCTGACGGATAAATGGGACTAG
- a CDS encoding mechanosensitive ion channel domain-containing protein, with protein sequence MSTKLKVKIVVLIAVAAVSMAVMGVVLSTMQNDLSLDGYTSEMKLEADALPELLESAQESVDQNTVTYDEIFQSKAESVAFMANNNAGFEATDAKMAEYKDLLGVDNVMVVGRDGSLIAKAQDTLANFAYPRFNQLRTVFDDGKPSQAVEVELPEQNWLQRYYAAAIDADTMVVVEQNPAELRDLVEVTGSTKSVLENVAIGQHGYMFAVSAQDYLVEYHPNSNLVGTDAIDGGIDVTELEDGNVGWMELNGESLYCNVSKIGDLYYIAAVPESDMAATRNITVGVILFIFFAVMTVVIMYGIFVMREDERQGYDEGHFRTVGPLLYNKAIGRKAAVLSFVGFLAILLVTFYMQTLFALSSESVANNERVDEVVETIQRSTDRMEDLNDQYSERYLGKARVAGYIIDQNPALENRADLQKLADVLQIQYVFTYDETGTMVATNSSYANFVLSENPDDQSSEFRKLLQGADSVVQDPQADEISGQLRQYIGVALHDADGTANGLVQLGIRATRLENLLSSVQIDSVLDGMKSGADGFAFAVNKGDGTFAYFPDQRLVGKPALEHGMAENQLKGGYCDYVTIEGVTYYASSAETDDYYLYIAGTEGELMAERVPLTLTTGGIALVCLAVIFLLLAFEPKRGFSVPKRPEEEAESRMFDVTMPSGRKIKTESAASRWLDRSFKWSERTAEQKTAAVVKWLLGASVIVVCVAVVFQDRFFGSASIFSYILGGEWERGLNIFALTACIMFICVAMTVVTVVQKLLNLLSTVLGARGETVCRLLSSFIKYATIIGMLYYSLMLVGVDTTTLLASAGILSIAISFGAKELVSDILSGLFIIFEGEFRVGDIIKVGDWRGTVVEIGVRTTKVEDGSRNIKVIRNSDISNVVNMTKEVSYASCDVGIEYGESLERVENILSKELPAIRKRLPKAIDGPFYKGVVELGDNSVNIRIVVQCDESDRAQLERDLNREMKMLFDKYDISIPYPQVVINQASEYKKATAAERFRADRFNEEQKEVAKDLGNDDENASR encoded by the coding sequence ATGTCTACGAAACTCAAGGTGAAGATCGTCGTCCTCATCGCGGTGGCGGCCGTCAGCATGGCCGTCATGGGCGTGGTGCTGTCCACGATGCAGAACGACCTGTCGCTCGACGGCTACACGAGCGAGATGAAGCTCGAGGCCGACGCGCTTCCCGAGCTGCTGGAATCGGCGCAGGAGAGCGTCGACCAGAACACGGTCACCTACGACGAGATATTCCAGTCGAAGGCCGAGAGCGTCGCCTTCATGGCGAACAACAACGCGGGCTTCGAGGCCACCGATGCGAAGATGGCCGAGTACAAGGACCTCCTCGGCGTGGACAACGTCATGGTGGTCGGCCGCGACGGCAGCCTCATCGCGAAGGCGCAGGACACCCTCGCCAACTTCGCGTACCCGCGCTTCAACCAGCTGCGCACGGTGTTCGACGACGGCAAGCCCTCCCAGGCGGTGGAGGTCGAGCTGCCCGAGCAGAACTGGCTGCAGCGCTACTACGCCGCCGCCATCGACGCCGACACCATGGTGGTCGTCGAGCAGAACCCGGCCGAGCTGCGCGACCTCGTGGAGGTGACGGGCTCGACGAAGAGCGTGCTCGAGAACGTCGCCATCGGCCAGCACGGCTACATGTTCGCGGTGTCCGCCCAGGACTACCTCGTGGAGTACCACCCGAACTCGAACCTCGTCGGCACCGACGCCATCGACGGCGGCATCGACGTGACCGAGCTGGAGGACGGCAACGTCGGTTGGATGGAGCTGAACGGCGAGTCGCTGTACTGCAACGTGAGCAAGATCGGCGACCTGTACTACATCGCCGCCGTGCCCGAGAGCGACATGGCCGCCACCCGCAACATCACGGTGGGCGTCATCCTCTTCATCTTCTTCGCGGTGATGACCGTGGTCATCATGTACGGCATCTTCGTCATGCGCGAGGACGAGCGGCAGGGCTACGACGAGGGGCATTTCCGCACGGTGGGGCCGCTGCTGTACAACAAGGCCATCGGCCGGAAGGCGGCCGTGCTGTCGTTCGTGGGCTTCCTCGCCATCCTGCTGGTGACGTTCTACATGCAGACGCTGTTCGCGCTGTCGTCGGAATCGGTGGCCAACAACGAGCGCGTCGACGAGGTGGTTGAGACCATCCAGCGCTCCACCGACCGCATGGAGGACCTCAACGACCAGTACAGCGAGCGCTACCTCGGCAAGGCGCGCGTGGCCGGCTACATCATCGACCAGAACCCCGCGCTCGAGAACAGGGCCGACCTGCAGAAGCTGGCCGACGTGCTGCAGATCCAGTACGTGTTCACCTACGACGAGACCGGCACCATGGTGGCCACGAACTCCTCGTACGCGAACTTCGTGCTGAGCGAGAACCCGGACGACCAGTCCTCCGAGTTCAGGAAGCTGCTCCAGGGCGCCGACTCGGTGGTGCAGGACCCGCAGGCCGACGAGATCTCCGGCCAGCTGCGCCAGTACATCGGCGTGGCGCTGCACGATGCGGACGGCACCGCCAACGGCCTCGTGCAGCTCGGCATCCGTGCCACCCGTCTGGAGAACCTGCTGTCCAGCGTGCAGATCGACAGCGTGCTCGACGGCATGAAGTCGGGCGCCGACGGGTTCGCCTTCGCGGTGAACAAGGGCGACGGCACGTTCGCGTACTTCCCCGACCAGCGCCTCGTGGGCAAGCCCGCGCTCGAGCACGGCATGGCGGAGAACCAGCTGAAGGGCGGCTACTGCGACTACGTCACCATCGAGGGCGTCACGTACTACGCCTCGTCCGCCGAGACCGACGACTACTACCTCTACATCGCGGGCACCGAAGGCGAGCTCATGGCCGAGCGGGTGCCGTTGACGCTGACGACGGGCGGCATCGCGCTCGTGTGCCTCGCGGTGATCTTCCTGCTGCTGGCCTTCGAGCCGAAGCGGGGCTTCTCCGTGCCGAAGCGGCCCGAGGAGGAGGCCGAGTCGCGCATGTTCGACGTGACCATGCCGAGCGGCCGCAAGATCAAGACCGAATCCGCCGCCAGCCGCTGGCTCGACCGGTCGTTCAAGTGGAGCGAGCGCACGGCGGAGCAGAAGACGGCCGCCGTGGTCAAATGGCTCCTGGGCGCCTCGGTGATCGTGGTCTGCGTGGCCGTGGTGTTCCAGGACCGCTTCTTCGGCAGCGCGTCCATCTTCTCCTACATCCTGGGCGGCGAGTGGGAGCGCGGCCTGAACATCTTCGCGCTCACGGCGTGCATCATGTTCATCTGCGTGGCGATGACCGTGGTCACCGTGGTGCAGAAGCTGCTGAACCTGCTGTCCACGGTGCTGGGAGCGCGCGGCGAGACGGTGTGCCGCCTGCTGAGCAGCTTCATCAAGTACGCCACCATCATCGGCATGCTGTACTACAGCCTCATGCTCGTCGGCGTCGACACCACCACGCTGCTGGCCTCCGCCGGCATCCTGTCGATCGCCATCAGCTTCGGCGCGAAGGAGCTCGTCTCCGATATCCTGAGCGGCCTGTTCATCATCTTCGAAGGCGAGTTCCGCGTGGGCGACATCATCAAGGTGGGCGACTGGCGCGGCACTGTGGTGGAGATCGGCGTGCGCACCACGAAGGTGGAGGACGGCTCCCGCAACATCAAGGTCATCCGCAACAGCGACATCAGCAACGTCGTGAACATGACCAAGGAAGTGTCCTACGCCTCGTGCGACGTCGGCATCGAGTACGGCGAATCGCTCGAGCGCGTGGAGAACATCCTGTCCAAGGAGCTGCCGGCCATCCGCAAGCGCCTGCCGAAGGCCATCGACGGTCCCTTCTACAAGGGCGTGGTGGAGCTGGGCGACAACAGCGTGAACATCCGCATCGTGGTGCAATGCGACGAGTCGGACCGCGCGCAGCTCGAGCGCGACCTGAACCGCGAGATGAAGATGCTGTTCGACAAGTACGACATCAGCATCCCGTACCCGCAGGTGGTCATCAACCAGGCGAGCGAGTACAAGAAGGCGACGGCGGCCGAGCGCTTCCGCGCCGACCGCTTCAACGAGGAGCAGAAGGAAGTGGCGAAGGATCTCGGCAACGACGACGAGAACGCGTCGCGCTAA
- a CDS encoding RNA polymerase sigma factor, with the protein MGEREADEERARAAIARMARGDEGALEELYRRYAPAVLAFAAARLPDRQLAEEVAADVWLGCWRAAPAFRGDSRVLTWLLGIAKRQVYVRMRRVRPVECALDEVEGQLADEAGDPAGALLAEAGADEIVAALDALEPALAETVRLAWLHELPYAEIAQVTDVPVGTVKSRVSRARTLLQKTLGRRI; encoded by the coding sequence ATGGGAGAGCGCGAAGCGGACGAGGAGCGGGCGCGCGCCGCCATCGCGCGCATGGCGCGCGGCGACGAAGGCGCGCTCGAGGAGCTGTACCGGCGCTACGCGCCGGCCGTGCTCGCGTTCGCCGCGGCGCGCCTGCCCGATCGCCAGCTCGCCGAGGAGGTGGCGGCCGACGTGTGGCTGGGCTGCTGGCGCGCCGCCCCCGCGTTCCGCGGCGACAGCCGCGTGCTCACGTGGCTGCTGGGCATCGCGAAGCGCCAGGTGTACGTGCGCATGCGTCGCGTCCGGCCCGTCGAGTGCGCGCTCGACGAGGTGGAGGGGCAGCTGGCCGACGAGGCGGGCGACCCCGCGGGCGCGCTCCTGGCCGAGGCGGGCGCGGACGAGATCGTGGCCGCGCTGGACGCGCTCGAGCCCGCGTTGGCCGAGACGGTGCGGCTCGCCTGGCTCCACGAGCTTCCTTACGCGGAGATCGCCCAGGTGACCGACGTGCCCGTGGGCACGGTGAAGTCGCGCGTGTCCCGCGCGCGAACCCTGTTGCAGAAGACCTTGGGGAGGCGGATATGA
- a CDS encoding ATP-binding cassette domain-containing protein, with product MFISLDHLGKDFPKKPRALDDLTLDLPSGMIGLIGPNGAGKTTLMRILCGIVGPTTGRVLVDGRDLSEPRNRRALKKSLGYLPQDIEPYPNLTPPEFLDYVGVLKGMDDRRARRRQADELIERVGLGDVRRRRIGGFSGGMRRRVGIAQALMGDPRLLVVDEPTAGLDPEERMRFRTLLATLGGERTVVLSTHILDDVAQTCPYVCVLRAGRLRYDGATAGLIDGAHGRTWLTPPLMAPPEGAVVVNAATTAQGTRYRIVSAAPPAGSEPVEPTLEDGYMALSTR from the coding sequence ATGTTCATCTCCCTCGACCACCTGGGCAAGGACTTCCCGAAGAAGCCGCGCGCCCTCGACGACCTCACGCTCGATCTGCCTTCCGGCATGATCGGGCTCATCGGCCCCAACGGCGCCGGCAAGACCACGCTCATGCGCATCCTCTGCGGCATCGTGGGGCCCACGACGGGGCGCGTGCTCGTGGACGGGCGCGACCTGTCCGAGCCGCGCAACCGCCGCGCGCTCAAGAAGTCCCTCGGCTACCTGCCGCAGGACATCGAGCCCTATCCCAACCTCACGCCGCCCGAGTTCCTCGACTACGTGGGCGTCCTCAAGGGCATGGACGACCGGCGCGCGCGGCGCCGCCAAGCCGACGAGCTCATCGAGCGCGTGGGGCTCGGCGACGTGCGCCGGCGGCGCATCGGCGGCTTCTCGGGCGGCATGCGGCGGCGCGTGGGCATCGCCCAGGCGCTCATGGGCGACCCGCGCCTGCTCGTGGTGGACGAGCCCACGGCCGGCCTCGACCCCGAGGAGCGCATGCGCTTCCGCACGCTGCTGGCCACGCTCGGCGGCGAGCGCACGGTGGTGCTGTCCACGCACATCCTCGACGACGTGGCGCAGACCTGTCCCTACGTATGCGTGCTGCGCGCGGGGCGGCTGCGCTACGACGGCGCCACCGCGGGCCTCATCGACGGCGCGCACGGCCGCACGTGGCTCACGCCGCCGCTCATGGCGCCCCCGGAGGGGGCGGTCGTGGTGAACGCCGCCACCACGGCGCAGGGGACGCGCTACCGCATCGTGTCCGCCGCGCCGCCGGCAGGGTCGGAGCCCGTCGAACCCACCCTCGAAGACGGTTACATGGCCCTGAGCACCCGATGA
- a CDS encoding NAD-dependent epimerase/dehydratase family protein translates to MRVLVLGGTQFVGRAVTEELVARGWDVSILTRGIRPSAPAGINRWYRADRRDASGWGALAGERFDAVVDVSAYAAADVEPVLDALRFDDGARYVLVSSGAVYRPSDRPLAENAPTGENERWGPYGLGKLEAERLLVDRQPRCGYALSIVRPAYLYGPGNNLFREAYLFDRLERGLPVPVPSGGTRTQFALIDDAARMLAALAEPVRWSAEAFNCAHPEAIGWDALVRAAARAAGVEPRIAHVGCSDALEARSFFPFRDCTYLLDVRKAARFGLPSPQTALEEGMGRTYAWYRERRPALSDPKMARIEEALRLSER, encoded by the coding sequence ATGCGCGTGCTCGTGTTGGGCGGGACGCAGTTCGTCGGGAGGGCGGTGACCGAGGAGCTCGTCGCGCGCGGTTGGGACGTGTCCATCCTCACGCGCGGCATCCGTCCTTCGGCGCCTGCGGGCATCAACCGCTGGTACCGCGCCGATCGGCGCGACGCGTCGGGTTGGGGCGCGCTCGCGGGCGAGCGCTTCGACGCGGTCGTCGACGTGTCCGCCTACGCGGCGGCGGACGTGGAGCCGGTGCTCGACGCGCTGCGCTTCGACGACGGCGCGCGCTACGTGCTCGTCAGCTCGGGAGCGGTGTACCGGCCGAGCGATCGACCGCTCGCCGAGAACGCGCCGACGGGCGAGAACGAGCGCTGGGGCCCATACGGGCTGGGGAAGCTCGAAGCGGAGCGCCTGCTCGTCGATCGCCAGCCGCGCTGCGGCTACGCGCTCTCCATCGTGCGGCCTGCGTATCTGTACGGGCCCGGCAACAACCTGTTCCGCGAGGCCTACCTGTTCGACCGGCTCGAAAGGGGGTTGCCCGTGCCGGTGCCGAGCGGCGGCACGCGAACGCAGTTCGCGCTCATCGACGACGCGGCGCGCATGCTGGCTGCGCTTGCCGAGCCCGTCCGCTGGAGCGCCGAGGCGTTCAACTGCGCGCATCCCGAGGCGATCGGTTGGGACGCCCTCGTTCGCGCGGCCGCCCGCGCGGCGGGCGTCGAGCCGCGCATTGCGCACGTCGGCTGCTCCGACGCGCTCGAGGCGCGTTCGTTCTTCCCGTTTCGCGACTGCACGTATCTGCTCGACGTGCGCAAGGCCGCGCGATTCGGGCTGCCGTCTCCCCAGACCGCCCTCGAGGAGGGTATGGGGCGGACGTACGCCTGGTATCGCGAGCGTCGCCCGGCCCTTTCCGACCCCAAGATGGCCCGCATCGAGGAAGCCCTGCGCCTTTCGGAGCGGTGA
- a CDS encoding NADP-dependent isocitrate dehydrogenase, producing MAKLAMTTPLVEMDGDEMTRIIWQMIKDELLLPHIDLKTEYYDLGLEHRNATDDQVTVDSAEATKRLGVAVKCATITPNAARMDEYDLKSMWKSPNGTIRAMLDGTVFRTPITVKGIEPCVRNWVKPITIARHAYGDVYKNAELVVPGPGTVELVYTAADGAETRELVQKFDGPGIAQGMHNLDASIESFARSCFEYALDIKQDIWFATKDTISKKYDHRFKDIFQEIYDAEYAARFEEAGIEYFYTLIDDAVARVMKADGGFIWACKNYDGDVMSDMVSSAFGSLAMMTSVLVSPQGYYEYEAAHGTVQRHYYKHLKGEETSTNSVATIFAWSGALRKRGELDGLDDLVAFADKMERATLDTIEAGEMTGDLALITTLPNPTKLSTRDFILAIAKRLAA from the coding sequence ATGGCGAAACTAGCGATGACCACGCCGCTCGTGGAGATGGACGGCGACGAGATGACGCGCATCATCTGGCAGATGATCAAGGACGAGCTGCTGCTCCCGCACATCGATCTGAAGACCGAGTACTACGACCTGGGCCTCGAGCACCGCAACGCCACCGACGACCAGGTGACCGTGGACTCCGCCGAGGCCACCAAGCGCCTGGGCGTGGCCGTGAAGTGCGCCACCATCACGCCGAACGCTGCGCGCATGGACGAGTACGACCTCAAGAGCATGTGGAAGAGCCCCAACGGCACCATCCGCGCCATGCTCGACGGCACCGTGTTCCGCACGCCCATCACGGTGAAGGGCATCGAGCCCTGCGTGCGCAACTGGGTGAAGCCCATCACCATCGCGCGCCACGCCTACGGCGACGTGTACAAGAACGCCGAGCTGGTCGTGCCCGGCCCCGGCACGGTGGAGCTCGTGTACACCGCGGCCGACGGCGCCGAGACGCGCGAGCTCGTGCAGAAGTTCGACGGCCCCGGCATCGCCCAGGGCATGCACAACCTCGACGCGTCCATCGAGAGCTTCGCGCGCAGCTGCTTCGAGTACGCCCTCGACATCAAGCAGGACATCTGGTTCGCCACGAAGGACACCATCTCGAAGAAGTACGACCACCGCTTCAAGGACATCTTCCAGGAGATCTACGACGCCGAGTACGCCGCGCGCTTCGAGGAAGCCGGCATCGAGTACTTCTACACGCTCATCGACGACGCCGTGGCGCGCGTGATGAAGGCCGACGGCGGCTTCATCTGGGCCTGCAAGAACTACGACGGCGACGTGATGAGCGACATGGTGTCCAGCGCGTTCGGATCGCTGGCCATGATGACGTCGGTGCTCGTGTCGCCGCAGGGCTATTACGAGTACGAGGCCGCGCACGGCACCGTGCAGCGCCACTACTACAAGCACCTCAAGGGCGAGGAGACGTCCACGAACTCGGTGGCCACCATCTTCGCGTGGTCGGGCGCCCTGCGCAAGCGCGGCGAGCTGGACGGCCTCGACGACCTCGTGGCGTTCGCCGACAAGATGGAGCGCGCCACGCTCGACACCATCGAGGCCGGCGAGATGACGGGCGACCTCGCGCTCATCACCACGCTGCCGAACCCGACGAAGCTCAGCACCCGCGACTTCATCCTCGCCATCGCCAAGCGCCTGGCGGCGTAG
- a CDS encoding YhgE/Pip domain-containing protein: MGNVLRVFKRDVLRLLKVPPALVVVVALLVLPSVYTWYNVVGFWNPYDNTGNLRVCVVNEDAGGSSELTGELRVGDMIVEELHGNTQLDWAFVDRAAAMDELDAGTSYAAFVIPEDFTERLLSLTTGSFEQPELSYYVNEKTGPVAPKITDTGASTLDETINSTFVSTVSDVAADAVDQAIGASGDAVEASRSRAAAKVAGAVQVVSDARASLGCIVAATDEAQAKVGGSKEALGRARTEIAAASDALGSIASIAAQLQSDAAELSSAAMPAVNRTVRAVSEASAKANGAVGSMAAAVGETQAGIGATIVQGQAAVDESRALAAQVRQMAQALSDGDPAKEPLVAVADALEQRADDAQATLDGLAEANAQAGDLAQEVSRAGASFDAATQGAAGAAGAYADGLFSTTVPTVNGSLAQLSAASASLSAAVSNQRLLVDQTGLVLDQLASTLTTAREALGQTDAVLADLEQGLGTVQTDVLALGESGALAQAFGGGGLDAAKIADFMGSPTELVTEQLYELNAYGSAMAPLFMNLTFWIGAFMLLVIMKQEVDGEGVRHLTVTQRYLGRFLLLAVMAVLQAAICCAGVLAIGVQAADAPALFFAAAVASLSYLSIIYALSVTLQHIGKGICIVLVFAQIPGATGLYPIEMTSGFFQAVYPFFPFTYGISALREAIFGFYGSQYADALGMLALFFALSMAFGILVRPLMANVNRMVACQVRESGLFNGEDVEIPARPYRASQLFRALSDKEEYREELRARTMRFARWYPRLIRGAVALGLAVPVALTVVFALTPAEKVWLLTAWLGWLVAVFVFLVVVESLRAGLARQMRLDGMSDAGLLQLGSARNRMARSSDDGADGGAPDAPGAPDVRDAEGGVAHG, translated from the coding sequence ATGGGAAACGTACTGCGCGTGTTCAAGCGCGATGTGCTGCGGCTGCTCAAGGTGCCGCCGGCGCTCGTGGTGGTGGTCGCGCTGCTCGTGCTGCCGTCGGTGTACACCTGGTACAACGTCGTCGGATTCTGGAATCCCTACGACAACACGGGCAACCTGCGCGTGTGCGTGGTGAACGAGGACGCGGGCGGGTCGAGCGAGCTGACCGGCGAGCTGCGCGTGGGCGACATGATCGTGGAGGAGCTGCACGGGAACACCCAGCTCGACTGGGCGTTCGTCGACCGCGCCGCCGCCATGGACGAGCTCGACGCGGGCACGAGCTACGCCGCGTTCGTCATCCCCGAGGACTTCACCGAGCGGCTGCTGTCGCTGACCACCGGAAGCTTCGAGCAGCCCGAGCTCTCCTACTACGTGAACGAGAAGACGGGGCCCGTGGCCCCGAAGATCACCGACACGGGCGCGAGCACGCTCGACGAGACCATCAACTCCACGTTCGTCTCCACGGTGAGCGACGTCGCCGCCGATGCCGTCGACCAGGCGATCGGCGCGTCGGGCGACGCCGTGGAGGCGTCGAGGAGCAGGGCCGCGGCGAAGGTGGCGGGCGCCGTGCAGGTGGTGTCCGACGCGCGCGCCTCGCTCGGGTGCATCGTCGCGGCCACCGACGAGGCCCAGGCCAAGGTGGGCGGCTCGAAGGAGGCGCTCGGCCGCGCGCGCACCGAGATCGCCGCCGCGAGCGACGCCCTCGGCTCCATCGCGAGCATCGCCGCCCAGCTGCAAAGCGACGCGGCGGAGCTCTCGTCGGCGGCGATGCCCGCCGTGAACCGGACCGTCCGCGCGGTGTCGGAGGCGTCGGCGAAGGCGAACGGCGCCGTCGGCAGCATGGCCGCGGCGGTGGGCGAGACCCAGGCGGGCATCGGCGCGACCATCGTGCAGGGGCAGGCCGCTGTGGACGAGAGCAGGGCGCTGGCCGCCCAGGTGCGCCAGATGGCGCAAGCGCTGTCCGACGGCGACCCGGCCAAGGAGCCGCTCGTCGCCGTCGCCGACGCGCTCGAGCAGCGCGCGGACGACGCGCAGGCGACGCTCGACGGCCTCGCCGAGGCGAACGCCCAGGCGGGCGACCTCGCGCAGGAGGTTTCGCGGGCGGGAGCATCCTTCGACGCCGCGACGCAGGGGGCGGCCGGCGCCGCAGGCGCGTACGCGGACGGCCTGTTCTCCACGACGGTGCCCACGGTCAACGGCAGCCTCGCGCAGCTGAGCGCCGCGTCGGCGTCGCTGTCGGCCGCCGTGTCGAACCAGCGCCTGCTGGTCGACCAGACCGGGCTCGTGCTCGATCAGCTGGCCTCCACGCTGACCACCGCCCGCGAGGCGCTCGGCCAGACGGACGCCGTCCTGGCCGACCTCGAGCAGGGCCTCGGCACCGTGCAGACCGACGTGCTGGCGCTCGGCGAATCGGGCGCGCTCGCGCAGGCGTTCGGCGGGGGCGGCCTCGACGCGGCCAAGATCGCCGACTTCATGGGGTCGCCCACCGAGCTGGTCACCGAGCAGCTCTACGAGCTGAACGCGTACGGCTCGGCCATGGCCCCGCTGTTCATGAACCTGACGTTCTGGATCGGGGCGTTCATGCTGCTGGTCATCATGAAGCAGGAGGTGGACGGCGAGGGCGTGCGCCACCTCACCGTGACGCAGCGCTACCTCGGGCGCTTCCTGCTGCTGGCCGTGATGGCCGTGCTGCAGGCGGCGATCTGCTGCGCCGGCGTGCTGGCCATCGGGGTGCAGGCCGCCGACGCGCCCGCCCTGTTCTTCGCGGCCGCCGTGGCCTCGCTTTCCTACCTCAGCATCATCTACGCGCTGTCGGTGACGCTGCAGCACATCGGCAAGGGCATCTGCATCGTGCTCGTGTTCGCGCAGATCCCCGGCGCCACGGGGCTGTACCCTATCGAGATGACCTCGGGCTTCTTCCAGGCCGTCTACCCGTTCTTCCCCTTCACCTACGGCATTTCCGCCCTGCGCGAGGCCATCTTCGGCTTCTACGGCTCGCAGTACGCGGACGCGCTGGGCATGCTGGCGCTGTTCTTCGCGCTGTCCATGGCCTTCGGCATCCTCGTGCGGCCGCTCATGGCGAACGTCAACCGGATGGTGGCCTGCCAGGTGCGGGAGAGCGGCCTCTTCAACGGCGAGGACGTGGAGATACCCGCGCGCCCGTACCGGGCGTCGCAGCTGTTCAGGGCGCTGTCGGACAAGGAGGAGTACCGCGAGGAGCTGCGGGCGCGCACGATGCGCTTCGCGCGCTGGTACCCGCGCCTCATCCGCGGGGCGGTTGCCCTCGGGCTCGCGGTGCCCGTCGCGCTCACGGTGGTGTTCGCCCTCACGCCCGCCGAGAAGGTGTGGCTGCTCACGGCGTGGCTCGGGTGGCTCGTGGCGGTGTTCGTGTTCCTCGTGGTGGTGGAGAGCCTGCGCGCGGGCCTCGCGCGCCAGATGAGGCTCGACGGCATGAGCGACGCGGGGCTGCTGCAGCTGGGCAGCGCGCGCAACCGGATGGCGCGCTCGTCCGACGACGGCGCCGACGGCGGAGCGCCGGATGCGCCCGGCGCGCCCGACGTCCGGGACGCGGAAGGGGGCGTGGCGCATGGGTAA